From Vicia villosa cultivar HV-30 ecotype Madison, WI unplaced genomic scaffold, Vvil1.0 ctg.001488F_1_1_1, whole genome shotgun sequence:
TTTATGCGGGCGGTTAAAGTGTTTATGCAACAATGATGTTATGATTGTGTAAAATTGGATACACTACTTAATCTTTTAGAACTCTgccaaattaattattttctatgcacttttgaattgttgaatgttttgattgattttatttaaatttcaaatgaTAATGATGCTGATGATGTTGTTTTGTCGTGAATATCTAATGCAGAAAGATTGATATAATTGAGGGAAATGGATAGAGATGCAATCACATATATGATGGTTGAAGCATCGGTCTTGGATGGCTAAAAGACTTGAAGAAACTACATTTTGTAGTCTGTTGGCATGCATCTTATGTACTATAGAAACCTTTGTTCCATTTGTGAGGTTGAATTAGTGGGTGATTTGGGTGGGGGGTGTTATTTTACGGTGAGAAAACAAATTGATTGTTGATGATGGGATGTTTGGCTTAGGTGTTTTGTGAAGATAACGTGGTAACCGTACTACAAAGTTATTGTATATGAATTTTTTAGGTTCTTTTGAGTTATGATAATttacagtgttttaaaaatctgaccgaaccggccggtcggaccagtcgaaccgggaaccggccaggtaaccggtctggttcaatagctggatcgggaatgtcatcgaaccggtgtgaaccggtcaaaaccggtgtaaactGCTAAAACTGGAAAAACCGGCGGTTTTTGTGAACCAGTGGTTTAAATgcattgtttaattttttaattttttttaattttaaaaaattaaaacaatgtcattttgactattttaattaaaaattaaaataaaaaataaaaaataaaaagatggtTGTAAATGCGGTTGATTTTGTCAcacatgattttgatattgaagaaggagatcccaacattgaaacaaattttcttttattgaaattaaatttagtagacaatagaattatttagttataaattattcaatttaattatgttgcgattaaacttttgtttatattttataattatgtactatttgattgtgtgtgatacctatgtgtaaaatttgaatttaaattatgaacttgtgaatttttttataatatgatgttttcaaaaaaattgaagtactagttatattttgtagggactgaatCATCCGATTCGACAGATTTTATagctatataattttgttataacaaccggtctattcaaccgagttatccggtttaacgcggtttagtcatgtggttcgactagtgacccagtggttcgaccaataaaccagtaacccagtaccctcaccggtttaatatccggtccggtttttaaaacactgataatttattcaatttggaggaaattttagttaattttaaacttTTTATAATCTTCAACTTATTTTAATGTTACTATAactttatttgtaaattataaataattttaaaatattttttaatttaagaaaatttatccCGTGCGAGAGGTATACACACTAGTTTATTTAACTTTAGATTTTCCTAAATCTTGCTTTCCCTTTAGCTTCTATCCCCTTTATTTCTTTTATACAATATgcttttataaataaaaagatcAATTAAGTAAAGATGCTGTGTATTAAAATAAgataaagtaaataaacaaacatgtGTGCCATTGTTTATCAAGAAAGATAGTACTAGTAATGTTTGTTGCACAAAATCCATTTCCAGTCTCCACACACTTGAATTGACCTCCACACTGTACCATTCAAATTGACCCTTTAAATTCCTCTAAGTTACAATTTtcccattttcttcttcttccaatgGAGAACCACAACAACGACACCGGTTCGGTCCTATCTCAGCGACCTGATTCCTTTAGCCGGTTCGGCCGGTTCGGAGGCAAGTATGTCCCTGAAACTCTCATCCATGCTCTCACCGAGCTAGAAGCTGCATTCCATTCCCTTGCTTCCGACGAAGACTTTCaggttctcttttttttttgttcaacTTCATAAATGCTTATTATATAAAGTGCTTATGAATATAATTCATTTTCTACTTCTTTGGCACTAGTTTTGGAAGTTCTAATCAATTTTCAAGTAGCAATCCTTTGCATGCAAAATCGAGATTGTCTTTGGTTCTGCGgtgaaaataattgattttgaatgaattgattctCGTTAAAAGGGAATTGAATGTAaactgatttatgtttggataattGTATGCAAAATTGAGTTGAAGCTTAAATTTGAATGTAAAAATCACTTTAAACTCAAAAGTTACAAAATCCAGcttcaattaaaatatattttggagGCAGAATTAATTTTACTTTACAAGAATCAAACACACCAAAATCATTTCTACACCTGTAGAATTGCTTTGTCCTCTTTCAAATGCTTATGATTTTTTTGCAGAAAGAGCTTGATGGGGTTCTGAAAGACTATGTGGGTAGGGAGAGCCCTCTTTATTTTGCTGAGAGGCTGACAGAGCACTACAAGAGGGATAACGGAGAAGGGCCTCACGTTTATCTAAAGAGGGAGGATCTCAACCACACTGGGGCTCACAAGATCAACAACGCGGTTGCTCAGGCTTTGCTTGCCAAGAAGTTGGGGAAGAAGAGGGTTATTGCTGAGACTGGTGCCGGTCAGCATGGAGTTGCCACTGCCACTGTGTGCGCACGGTTTGGATTGGAATGTGTTGTTTATATGGGAGCTCTAGATATGGAAAGACAGGCCCTTAATGTGTTCAGAATGCGCCTTCTTGGTGCTGAGGTATGTTGGTTAGCCAATGTCTACTTGGTTATACTTATTCGCTGAAGTTGATACTTAAATTAATTGTGATGTAGGTGAAAGCTGTACATTCAGGAACTGCCACGCTGAAAGACGCTACATCGGAAGCTATAAGAGATTGGGTGACTAATGTGGagacaacacattatattttGGGTTCCGTTTGCGGGCCACATCCATATCCTATGATGGTAAGAGAGTTTCACGCAGTGATAgggaaagaaacaagaaaacaagcATTGGAAAAATGGGGAGGGAAGCCAGATATTCTGGTAGCATGTGTTGGCGGTGGTTCAAATGCCATTGGTCTTTTCCATGAATTTGTCGATGACAAAGATGTTAGGTTGATTGGAGTAGAAGCTTCTGGATTAGGCCTTGAAAGTGGCAAGCATGCCGCTACGTTAACAAAAGGAGAAGTTGGAGTTTTGCATGGAGCAATGAGCTATCTTTTGCAGGATGATGATGGACAAATAATTGAGCCACACTCTATTAGTGCAGGGTAACTCATAGTGTAGATAATTGGTTAGCATTTCTTGTTgactttttagattttggttttcCAATTTTTGTTTCTTGTTTTTGTTGGATAGGTTGGACTATCCCGGGGTTGGACCAGAGCATAGTTTCTTGAAAGATGTAGGGCGGGCTGAATACTACAGTGTTACCGACGACGAAGCACTCGAAGGTAGGATATTGTCTATCTCAGTTTCTTAAAGTTTGTTATGATAGATTTATTTAAGTTTATCTACTAACATAAACACTTGTTACACTGTTTGAGAGAGTTGAAGGAAAAAGCTAACAACATTTCCATAAACTGATAATTTTTTCAGCTTATTTTTTTAAGTTCTCCTGAATAGTTTATGAAAACAGCTTATTAATTATATGAAAACAATTGGGTTTGGTTTTATTATTTTAGTATAGAAATAGCATATGCAGAAGCACTTATATGAAAAGCGCTTGTGCTATGGAAATTTCTTTTTTCTACTAGCTGCATGCATGTTTGTACCTTGTTTTTGTCTCATTTGTGTACTTCTGTATCTGCAGCTTTTAAGAGATTATCTCAATTGGAAGGCATAATTCCAGCTCTGGAAACATCTCATGCTCTGGCATATTTAGAGAAACTATGCCCTACCCTTCCTAATGGAACTAAGGTTGTGGTTAATTGCAGTGGTAGAGGGGATAAGGATGTTCAAACTGCTATCAAGTACTTGAAAATTTGAAACTATATATGATTGAGTCTCCACACAGCTTACTCTTGATTGGCCTTATTTTTCATATTGAGATTGCTTCGAAGTTACATGAGTTTGAAGAGGATCGCTCGTGAAAGAACACTTTTTGGAGTAGTTCTGTTTCTGGAAACCAGTTTTTGGGTAGGAATGTTCTAAATGTTGTTACCATTATCAGGCATTAAAGGATACTGTCATTGTTTTATTGTAAGAATAAAAAGTAAAACAATTTCTGTTTTGTTAAAGTAACAAAATTTTTAGAAAACTGTAAATCATATAGGCTTGTTTGGGGTGATTTAACTTATTTGCTGGCTTATTTCGAATAGACGAATCTATCTCCCAGTCAGAGATAAAGGGGCCGTTTAGGGATCAAACTAGATTATATGCCTTTGCAACATTTCTCCAATTCATAAGTGAACACTAAGTTTTATTTGTGAAAGCTATATCAACACTACAAGTAAGTGTAACCAAAAAACAATGTGGGATTTCAATAACAACTAATTAATATGCagaaaatcaaaaacaaaatccaTGTTGTTTCTTCTACATAATGAAAGAACAAAATCCATGTTGTTTCTCTACCTGTTCTACTTTGTAACAGCTCAGGTTGTTTCTTCTGCATAATGAAAGAACAAAATACATCTCTTTAGAAAATCAATAATATCAACCTGCTTCAAAGAAATGAGAGACAATCGAGATAATGTCTTAAGTCATCAGTGGAATAATCCAGAGTTTCCTTCTCTTCGCATATTCAAGTGCATTGGCAAAATTAATCATCAAAGGTAAATAAAAgggctttttcaaaatcaaaacatctacataCCTTACTATGCTGCTCATATTATTAGCTCTTACCTTACTATGCTGCTCATATTATTGGCTCTTACACAATACACAAGGAAGATTTTGCAACAGCAACCATGATGTATCACAAGAATATAGTAAAATCTCATCATGTAGACAAGATTAACCTCACCTCCATTAATCGGGAGAGCACATTGATTGGTGGATATATCGTCCTAATAAAAGTAGACATTGGTTGCATCTAAATAATATTTGCATGTGAATTCCAGCCTCTAGACTACTtgaccaaaaaataaataaatcgtcAAAAATAAATAAGTCCAGCCTCTAGACTAGTTGAGCCATTACATAGTTGCCAACCTTCCTGTAGAAGATTTTCACCATAATCCAATGTATTATACGCATTTCACATTTCATCTAACTTAGAGTTAGAAGCCATTTCTTAGATGAGCTAGAAGGCATTTCTAAAGGTTTAAATTTTGctcaaaaacaagaaacttaGAGTTCTTTAGTATAAAAGAGTTCCAAGTATGAATGATGGTAAAGATGTACTCAAAATTTAGAGTAGACAAAAAGTATAcagaagttttattaaaaaacttaaagttttgagatccTAAAAATGATATTCATGCATAATAAGGTAGTTGAAATTTCCCATCCACCTAGAGTGTGGTTAgatacaaaatatatataatgCACAACAGAGTTGAGTCCCTTAAAGCCAGAAGAATATTGAAAATCAAAAGTGAAAAGGCAATGAGAGTTTGAAAGCATGTTAAGTAATACATTTTGGTGTTAAATAAGAAGAATAAAAAGCATAATCATAATAATTCAATGTTGCTGTCTGTATTGAGTTTTGATAGGTAAAAAAATAGTGGAAATTTGAAACTAGAAGGTGTTTGAATAGAACAACTCTGCAGCAGCAGCAGGGAGAGTCTCAAGGGACATGATTATCCAAGTAGTAAGAAGCATTGTTTGGTTTGTATTCAACACAACATGCATAAACATTGCCCTGAACTTGGAGAGAAGGAAAATGTATTGCCCTGAATTGGTGTTAATTAATGACAAAAAAAATAAGAGCTCAGAGTCACATTTTCTCATCCAGTATTACAGGATGAGGTGATGTTACCGAACATCACTGCATTTTCATCACAGCTCTAACTGCTTTGCACCAGCCGGGAATCGAACCCGGGTCTGTACCGTGGCAGGGTACTATTCTACCACTAGACCACTGGTGCTTGTTGACATGCTACCAAAATCACACTATAACTACCTAATTCAACTCTTCCATTACGCAAGAATGCCTTTTAACAAAGATTAAAGGCTTTAATTTCTCAACGTCTTCTTTATTTTTCATGTATTTACTAATAATATTTTCTCATCAAAGAACCAAAACAATTCAATTTTTTCTACTAATTAATTTTACTGCTTGCTTgcctaaacaatttttttatagttaactattattatttaaaCAAATCATTTGACACATTTTTATATGGatatgtttatttgaattttttatatattgatatatcaacaaaaaaaagaatTTCATTTTAAACCCGGTAGTTCAACTCAATTGCCTGATTGTATGGACGCGTaatttttatcgatattttcttaTCTCATTAGAGGAAGACAAAGAGAAAACATTCTCATTTTGTATATTACCATAATGTTTGTTATAGCACTAAATTGATTTAATCATGAATATTGTTTGGtttgtaattaattaattttaacattcaaTTATAATGGACGAATCTTTGTTCAATTTTTTAATCAGTAAAGACAAATTTATCAAACCCCTCAACGAGTTAAGGTGTTGCAAAAATGTTGTACCCGAGTCTCTCAGTTGGAGTTAtctctcattttatttttatgattttgacACTTGGAAAAGCTATTTTGATATTTtggtcaaaataaattaaatgtcgAATGAGAGGCCTCATGGAGAAGAAATTGTTTAGTAATTTCGAACTGAAAGCTAATGACAACAAAAGAGAAGAATTTGATTTAGTTAAAGGGAATGATTTAAGTGAgagattaattttataaataaaaaataaaaaattgggtAAGGAATTATCTAAGAGGTTTAGTTCAAATGTAAGGTCTATAATTGAGGagaacaacaattttttttgaagaatCTTCTAGAGATCATCCAGGTAAAAACAACATAAATTCAAACTTATAACAAATGTGTTGGATGATTGATGcgtctgtcgcgggcgaaaaaccgttttgttcctcttttttgtggatgagacacctgatgccttctttgggctcgagtgctcaaaaaaatgatttttcttttgtaccgaccaaactttttattgtttccaaagtaggaaaaggaaaaaagctgcaataacctaaaaagtgggggagagattccgggtaagagggttggttatacgaagggaaggtattagcacccaacgtatctatagtactctataggtttctttgttttgtttattccattcttgttgtggtggaggttcttgtgaaataggtgggacctaaggtgtttgtttgattatgctcgcaaagatcatcgcgatcctctgcatacatatcccttagagggaatcagagcatctgtagctcgggtctacgggtgctaaggtttgaatggttttttttgttttgttttgctcgccaaggatcgaccttgtgcctacgtattctcaaagggatgttgagaaagtcagagcaatcgtagttcccacttatgctagtggaagcaaaggaaaatagacaaatgtcgtctaagtgctagatgtatctaatctatatcatcacatacatctgtttgatttttgtttgtttaaccagccttgtggcaaaaaactttcaatgaagtcagccttgtgacaaaaagttttgattaatcagccagcctcgtggcaaaagtttcagtgaagtcagccttgtgacaaaaactttgattaatcagccagtacggtggtaaaacagtttgattgattagccagccttgtggcaaaaagaagtttgattttgattgattgattgtttgtgatgatatagaagagatactcctagcatagagatgaaaaatgtctaatctcctagggtatttgttttggatattggggatgcttataagaagcccgtgggtccttgtacgaagccca
This genomic window contains:
- the LOC131635445 gene encoding tryptophan synthase beta chain 2, chloroplastic-like; translated protein: MENHNNDTGSVLSQRPDSFSRFGRFGGKYVPETLIHALTELEAAFHSLASDEDFQKELDGVLKDYVGRESPLYFAERLTEHYKRDNGEGPHVYLKREDLNHTGAHKINNAVAQALLAKKLGKKRVIAETGAGQHGVATATVCARFGLECVVYMGALDMERQALNVFRMRLLGAEVKAVHSGTATLKDATSEAIRDWVTNVETTHYILGSVCGPHPYPMMVREFHAVIGKETRKQALEKWGGKPDILVACVGGGSNAIGLFHEFVDDKDVRLIGVEASGLGLESGKHAATLTKGEVGVLHGAMSYLLQDDDGQIIEPHSISAGLDYPGVGPEHSFLKDVGRAEYYSVTDDEALEAFKRLSQLEGIIPALETSHALAYLEKLCPTLPNGTKVVVNCSGRGDKDVQTAIKYLKI